Part of the Candidatus Kapaibacterium sp. genome, GACTACAATACAAGCTGTGCCTATTGCTCGACAGCCAGCGTATGTAAATCTGAAAAATATGCAGGCGACATATCGTTGTCAAGCACAGCTGAGAATAGCGATGGCCTAAACAGATGGGGGGCTGGCGAGAGAAGGTTGACGTAGCATCACATTTTGGACAGAATTAGAAAAACCACTACAGAGTACTAATTAGCACAAACATGAGGGGTAGGAAAATGAAGTTTGCGAGTCTCGTGCCACTAGGCCGTCGTGTCATCCTCCTGCTAAGCGGGTTGCTGATCCATCAGCTAGCCTTAGGGGAAACGCCAGTTCCGTCATACACAGTGATTGTGGGAATCGACCGGTATGCGGACGACGTGATTCTACCGCGGGCGTTTGCAGAAGCCGATGCAGTGGCCCTGTATCGATGGCTTCGAGACGACCAAGGAGGCCGTGTTCCAGAGGAACGCATTCGCTTATTGCTGGGACAGGCCGCACGTCAGCAAGGAGCACTAACCGCCAGCCGCGAGAACATCTTGCAGGCACTGCGCTGGGCGTTGGAACAGGCACAGGAAGACGATCTGGTATTATTGGCATGGTTCGGTCAAGGGGCACCAGTTGGTGACCGCACTTGTTACTTTGCCGTCGACTCCAGCTTCAAGGATCGTGGCAAGACTGCCATTAGCGCCAGCGAATTAGAGCAACTGCTGGAACGCAGCAAGAGTGCCCGCATTGTGGCCCTTCTTGATGTTAACTTCCGCGGCTATGATGAAAGCAAGGAAAAAGTTTCGACCGTAGGACTAGAAAAACGTTTTCAGGAATTTGATCGGGTTAGCGATGACCAGGACGAGCGTCCCCGAGTGTTGCCGCCTGTGGCAGTGCTGTCAGCTAACGATGGTACTCAGCCTTCACCAGAAAACAAGCGGACTGGGCATGGCGTGTTCCTGGAAGTGGTGTTGAACGCCCTCAACGGCGGCGCGGACGCAGAGGGGGACGCCGCTGACGGACTTATTACGGTCAGCGAGCTCTTTCAATATGTACAGAGGGAATATCCGCAACGGACAAAACAGGTTACTGGGAAAGCGCTCTCGACCTTGGCCACGTTTACGCACGGACATGTTCCCGTGGCCAGCTACGCCGCCCAATATCGCAAGACGTTAGCGCGGATCGAGGCTTTCCTCAAGCGGGCCTTGGCTGATAAGTTGCCCCAGGAAGTCATCAGTGAGGGAAAGTCCCTAATAGGGCAGACGCCGCGCTTTGAACTGCCTCGGCAAATGCGTAAGCACTACCTGGCCTATGCGGAAGGTAAGATTGCCGCGGACAAGCTTCTGGCCGAGCGCAATTCCTATCTGCAATCACTTCAAGTAAGTCAGCAAGAGGCGGAGCTGTTCGCCGACCGCGTCCTGCGTGTGGCGAACGTGGCACGCGCTAATTACTTTAAGCCCATTACCTACGCGGACTTGATTCCGCCGGCGATACGGGGCTTGTACACCTACATGCAAGAAAAAGTGCCGCCGGAAATCAACAGACGGCTAGAGAGCGTTGTGAAAATGACCGTGC contains:
- a CDS encoding S41 family peptidase; amino-acid sequence: MKFASLVPLGRRVILLLSGLLIHQLALGETPVPSYTVIVGIDRYADDVILPRAFAEADAVALYRWLRDDQGGRVPEERIRLLLGQAARQQGALTASRENILQALRWALEQAQEDDLVLLAWFGQGAPVGDRTCYFAVDSSFKDRGKTAISASELEQLLERSKSARIVALLDVNFRGYDESKEKVSTVGLEKRFQEFDRVSDDQDERPRVLPPVAVLSANDGTQPSPENKRTGHGVFLEVVLNALNGGADAEGDAADGLITVSELFQYVQREYPQRTKQVTGKALSTLATFTHGHVPVASYAAQYRKTLARIEAFLKRALADKLPQEVISEGKSLIGQTPRFELPRQMRKHYLAYAEGKIAADKLLAERNSYLQSLQVSQQEAELFADRVLRVANVARANYFKPITYADLIPPAIRGLYTYMQEKVPPEINRRLESVVKMTVPEIRDLLVEVRLKIGQRDDIKGNKAAYRACDAMLHSLDNYSAFIEPEVVAEIERQTQQVFIGVGVQIQKDLGTDMVRVITPLRNSPAYKAGIQTGDLIVGVTNFVDSEGKPLKEPEYISTKGMSIREVVNKILGKEGTEVQLHLEREMANGEKKSLTIRLKRSRIEVETVFGVRRRDDDSWDYYIDPQNKIAYIRLSQFARFTARDLQKALEELSGSGLNGLILDLRFNPGGYLDQAVKIADMFIDDGVIVTVRPRRGREISYSGEHQGSYLNFPMVVLINGGSASASEIVSAALQDHGRAVIMGERSFGKASVQTVTPLQLDPKEGPAEVKLTTASFWRPNGKNLARDRNSKEEDDWGVRPHPDYTLKLEPGERGQLFEHLRRSEIIQPREPVKIEPPEPFTDRQLQMAVEFLRRQVAAHPRKPAPN